From a single Crateriforma spongiae genomic region:
- a CDS encoding TIM barrel protein gives MFKNFSPQALGINGRQSELIELSLTYAFRGMDVDLLDMLRRSQRTSVEDATKYLRAADIKIGGFELDIDLDADDDAFTAQVGTLHPLTELAAELQVERAYLRVPSGTDRLPYPEYFEVQRSRLDQIAGVLAAKDIRLAVGFSACPTGDEVQFPFVRDVEGFMALISATTADNIGYLLDTFDWIIGGGAMDQITEIPGSKIVAVRLSSLSDSVDASTAKPTDRVLPEKQGLLDLVALVKHLDSSEFDGPIGPAASTANYKGQTRESIVQAGQEAVDAILSDAGLHVAPRPMDLIEDIPYEPTPSI, from the coding sequence ATGTTCAAAAACTTTTCCCCTCAAGCCCTGGGAATCAACGGCCGCCAAAGCGAATTGATCGAATTGTCACTGACCTACGCGTTCCGTGGGATGGACGTCGATCTGTTGGACATGCTGCGTCGATCGCAACGCACGAGCGTGGAAGACGCCACGAAGTACCTGCGGGCGGCCGACATCAAAATTGGTGGTTTTGAACTGGACATCGACCTGGACGCCGATGATGACGCGTTCACCGCACAGGTCGGCACCCTGCACCCGCTGACGGAGTTGGCGGCCGAATTGCAGGTCGAACGTGCTTATTTGCGTGTCCCTTCGGGCACCGACCGGTTGCCTTACCCGGAATACTTCGAAGTCCAGCGAAGCCGCCTGGACCAAATCGCCGGTGTTTTGGCCGCCAAAGACATTCGACTGGCCGTCGGTTTTTCGGCTTGTCCGACCGGTGACGAAGTCCAATTCCCCTTCGTTCGCGACGTCGAAGGCTTCATGGCGTTGATCTCCGCGACGACCGCCGACAACATTGGCTACCTGCTGGACACCTTTGATTGGATCATCGGCGGTGGCGCGATGGACCAAATTACGGAAATCCCTGGTAGCAAGATCGTGGCCGTCCGTTTGTCGTCGTTGTCCGATTCGGTCGACGCATCGACGGCGAAGCCGACCGACCGCGTGCTGCCCGAAAAACAAGGTCTGTTGGACTTGGTCGCACTGGTCAAGCATCTGGATTCGTCGGAGTTCGACGGTCCGATCGGCCCGGCCGCCAGCACGGCGAACTATAAAGGTCAAACCCGCGAAAGTATCGTTCAGGCCGGCCAAGAAGCCGTCGATGCGATCCTCAGCGATGCCGGCCTGCACGTCGCCCCGCGACCGATGGACCTGATCGAAGACATCCCTTACGAGCCGACACCGTCGATCTGA
- a CDS encoding MBL fold metallo-hydrolase has protein sequence MFLGTGTSVGVPAIGCDCPVCRSSDPKNKRTRCAIVFRLPDGDLLVDTPPDLRAQLLREDIGLIHAIMFTHEHADHLFGLDDVRLFPFRLHAPVPIYCQEQVDDRIRKSFDYAFSDREETHPGSKPRLELRRITHDPFEALGVPVTPIPMLHGPHFEVLGFRIGDFAYCTDTNGIPDASMELLRGLDTLVIGALRYKPHPTHFTVDQAIEVSRQLSPKRTLLTHIGHDLDHGPTNESLPPGIELAYDGLRVPLVGL, from the coding sequence GTGTTTCTGGGCACCGGGACCAGTGTGGGGGTCCCCGCCATCGGCTGTGATTGCCCGGTTTGCCGCAGCAGCGATCCCAAAAACAAGCGAACACGCTGCGCGATCGTCTTTCGATTGCCCGACGGGGACCTCCTGGTCGACACCCCGCCCGATCTGCGGGCACAGTTGCTGCGGGAAGACATCGGGCTGATCCACGCGATCATGTTCACGCACGAGCACGCCGACCACCTGTTCGGGCTCGACGATGTGCGTCTGTTTCCATTTCGTCTGCACGCCCCCGTACCGATTTATTGTCAGGAACAAGTGGACGATCGGATTCGCAAGTCATTCGATTATGCGTTTTCCGATCGCGAGGAAACCCATCCGGGATCCAAACCGCGATTGGAACTTCGCCGCATCACTCATGATCCCTTCGAAGCGTTGGGCGTCCCGGTGACGCCGATCCCGATGCTGCACGGGCCACACTTCGAAGTGCTGGGGTTCCGCATCGGTGATTTCGCCTATTGCACGGACACCAACGGGATCCCGGACGCATCGATGGAGTTGCTGCGGGGCCTGGACACGCTGGTCATCGGTGCGCTGCGTTATAAACCCCACCCGACGCACTTCACCGTCGATCAGGCGATCGAAGTGTCTCGCCAACTGTCCCCCAAGCGGACTCTGCTGACTCATATCGGGCATGATTTGGATCACGGGCCGACCAACGAATCCTTGCCGCCGGGAATCGAGTTGGCCTACGATGGGTTGCGGGTCCCGTTGGTGGGCCTGTAA
- a CDS encoding HD domain-containing protein, with the protein MKDSKLRRQIAFEAARLMYSRQETEYFQAKIKASRRTVRGWVKPADLPSNAEVRDQIQVLTRLHETDADARQGRLGRMRLRALWWLRQLDAHHPKLIGSVLTGSVRDGSDIDIHVFGNHPDAIADEVDSLGFGCQVVRKQVVKDGQPRVFTHIRIADEFPIELTVYPLKWIGHRFKSSITGKAIERASASQLEKLLVFAHDYDAESLSTSLRQIQGRPDRFQVFQALMVPLENVVQSPRWHPEGDALYHSLQVFGLAKDEAPYDEEFLLAALMHDVGKAIDPDDHSVAALEALDGYISPRTAWLIAHHMEAHKIHDHTIGARRRRRLASHPWFEDLLLLGDCDRGGRVAGVSVDTLQQALDYIEGIEEMFGGDPVQPSWSPHDAGPIR; encoded by the coding sequence ATGAAAGATTCGAAGCTGCGCCGTCAAATCGCGTTCGAGGCGGCCAGATTGATGTACAGCCGACAGGAAACGGAGTACTTCCAAGCCAAGATCAAGGCGTCGCGACGGACGGTGCGTGGCTGGGTCAAACCCGCCGACTTGCCCAGCAACGCCGAGGTCCGTGACCAGATCCAGGTGCTGACACGGTTACACGAAACCGACGCCGATGCCCGCCAAGGACGATTGGGGCGAATGCGTTTACGCGCCTTGTGGTGGTTGCGGCAACTGGACGCTCACCATCCCAAGTTGATCGGCAGCGTGCTGACCGGATCGGTCCGCGACGGCAGTGACATCGATATCCATGTCTTTGGAAATCATCCCGACGCGATCGCCGACGAAGTCGATTCGTTGGGGTTCGGCTGTCAGGTGGTTCGCAAGCAAGTGGTCAAGGACGGCCAACCGCGTGTGTTTACCCATATCCGCATCGCGGACGAGTTTCCGATTGAATTGACGGTCTATCCATTGAAATGGATCGGACATCGATTCAAAAGCAGCATCACCGGCAAAGCGATCGAACGGGCTTCGGCGTCGCAGCTGGAAAAGCTGTTGGTGTTCGCACACGATTACGATGCTGAGTCGCTGTCGACATCGCTGCGACAGATCCAGGGGCGTCCCGACCGTTTTCAAGTCTTCCAAGCTTTGATGGTCCCGCTGGAAAATGTCGTCCAGTCGCCACGCTGGCACCCCGAAGGCGATGCGCTTTATCACAGCCTGCAGGTGTTCGGTTTGGCCAAGGACGAAGCACCCTATGACGAAGAGTTCTTGTTGGCCGCACTGATGCATGACGTCGGCAAGGCGATCGATCCCGACGATCATTCGGTCGCGGCGCTGGAGGCTTTGGATGGCTACATCAGTCCACGCACCGCATGGCTGATCGCTCATCATATGGAAGCCCACAAGATTCACGACCACACGATCGGCGCCCGCCGCCGACGTCGTTTGGCATCGCATCCGTGGTTCGAGGATCTGTTGCTGTTGGGGGATTGTGACCGCGGCGGTCGCGTTGCCGGGGTGTCCGTCGATACGCTGCAGCAGGCACTGGATTACATCGAAGGCATCGAAGAAATGTTCGGCGGCGACCCGGTCCAGCCGTCGTGGTCACCCCACGACGCCGGCCCAATACGCTAG
- a CDS encoding DUF485 domain-containing protein: MTQTSVDAQRFNAKLGLVLFVVYLLCYLGFVLTGAFAPDAFDQVLFWGLNLAIVYGFGLIVVAILLAGIYGWFCRVEPDDEAVSATEDRS; the protein is encoded by the coding sequence ATGACCCAAACGTCTGTCGACGCACAACGCTTCAACGCCAAGTTGGGGTTGGTTTTGTTTGTGGTGTATTTGTTGTGTTACCTGGGGTTCGTGCTGACCGGCGCGTTCGCGCCCGATGCGTTCGACCAAGTCTTGTTCTGGGGGCTGAATCTGGCGATCGTTTATGGGTTTGGATTGATCGTCGTGGCCATTTTGTTGGCAGGCATCTACGGCTGGTTTTGTCGTGTCGAACCGGACGATGAAGCTGTCTCGGCGACGGAGGATCGCTCGTGA
- a CDS encoding sodium/solute symporter translates to MIYDASVAAIVAFAAFVLLTLGISFYLGRRATSSEGYFAAHGQIPWAINGVAFAGDYLSAASFLGICGMIASYGYDGFLYSIGYLAGWVVALFVIAEPMKRLGRFTFADALDAKFQSPGIRAAAGVSTLVVSVFYLIPQMVGAGVLIQPLLGLPHWIGVVAVGAVVIVIVVTAGMVSTTWVQFLKGSLLVIFSAVLVAIVLSKGLKVDDGGFQSIGPLDESEVAPQRIQTGDAMIAGRTVLTPDDGWSDAQDFIRLARDDNRGFDLFRIERSGAQVWLRQAQSVRKTDAATLIDGAPLGRDPGQRELLTGGYVSRLPDDQQQTGPLGPAAYLATLRQSEVVLWKKTSVWHDDETMSTIYYPQATEGSQVLRPGEHPRFQGIRGESWVGKINFLSLMLALFCGTASLPHILIRYYTVKDAAAARKSTIVGIATIGFFYVLTLYLGLGAMTNGALDLTSNNMAAPLLARSFNDWLFAIISAIAFTTVLGTVSGLILASSGAVAHDLLEGVFGLQLSGTRQVRVAKISAVIVGIVAIVLGILFQGLNLSYLVGWAFSVAASANLPSLVMLLFWKRTTRQGIVASILVGMFSSLAWVLLSADTFESVYGIDPAGAPTPFGQPGIVTIPLAFLTLIVVSLMTGNRSGDEAPVAG, encoded by the coding sequence GTGATTTACGACGCATCCGTCGCGGCAATCGTCGCCTTTGCGGCCTTCGTGTTGCTCACGCTGGGCATCAGTTTTTACCTGGGACGCCGTGCGACGTCGTCCGAAGGTTACTTCGCTGCCCATGGCCAGATCCCATGGGCGATCAATGGTGTCGCATTTGCCGGGGACTATTTGTCGGCGGCATCGTTTTTGGGCATCTGCGGAATGATCGCGTCGTACGGATACGACGGATTCCTGTACTCGATCGGTTATTTGGCGGGTTGGGTGGTCGCACTGTTCGTCATCGCCGAACCGATGAAGCGGCTGGGGCGATTTACTTTCGCCGATGCGCTGGATGCCAAGTTTCAATCACCCGGCATTCGCGCCGCGGCGGGCGTCAGCACGCTGGTCGTCAGTGTTTTCTATCTGATTCCGCAGATGGTCGGCGCCGGTGTGCTGATCCAGCCTCTGTTGGGACTGCCCCATTGGATCGGTGTCGTTGCAGTGGGTGCGGTGGTGATTGTGATCGTCGTCACCGCAGGAATGGTCAGCACGACCTGGGTCCAGTTTTTGAAAGGATCTTTGCTGGTCATCTTTAGCGCCGTCTTGGTGGCGATCGTTCTATCCAAGGGGTTGAAGGTCGACGATGGCGGATTCCAGTCGATCGGACCGCTGGATGAAAGCGAGGTTGCCCCCCAGCGAATCCAGACCGGTGACGCGATGATCGCGGGACGGACTGTGTTGACGCCCGATGATGGTTGGTCGGATGCCCAGGATTTCATTCGATTGGCGCGTGACGACAATCGAGGCTTCGATTTGTTTCGAATCGAACGCTCCGGTGCACAGGTTTGGTTGCGTCAAGCCCAGTCGGTTCGAAAAACGGACGCAGCGACGTTGATCGACGGGGCTCCTCTTGGACGCGATCCGGGCCAACGCGAATTACTGACCGGCGGCTATGTCAGTCGTTTGCCTGATGATCAGCAGCAAACCGGGCCACTGGGGCCCGCGGCCTATTTGGCGACGCTGCGTCAAAGCGAAGTCGTGCTTTGGAAAAAGACCAGTGTTTGGCACGATGATGAAACGATGTCGACGATCTACTATCCACAAGCGACCGAAGGTTCCCAGGTGCTGCGGCCGGGCGAACATCCACGCTTTCAAGGTATTCGTGGTGAAAGCTGGGTCGGCAAGATCAACTTTCTGTCGTTGATGTTGGCGCTGTTTTGTGGCACCGCTTCGTTGCCCCACATTCTGATTCGTTATTACACGGTCAAGGATGCCGCGGCTGCACGCAAAAGCACGATCGTTGGAATCGCGACGATCGGATTCTTCTATGTTCTGACGCTTTACTTGGGATTGGGCGCGATGACCAACGGGGCGCTCGACTTGACCAGCAACAACATGGCCGCGCCGTTGTTGGCACGCAGTTTCAATGATTGGTTGTTTGCGATCATTTCGGCGATCGCATTCACCACGGTGTTGGGCACTGTCAGCGGGCTGATCTTGGCCAGCAGCGGAGCCGTTGCTCACGATCTGTTGGAAGGCGTCTTTGGTCTGCAACTTTCGGGGACTCGTCAGGTCCGCGTGGCGAAAATTTCGGCGGTCATTGTCGGTATCGTCGCGATTGTGTTGGGGATTCTGTTCCAGGGCTTGAATTTGAGTTACCTGGTCGGCTGGGCATTCAGTGTGGCCGCCAGCGCGAATTTGCCCTCGTTAGTAATGTTGCTGTTTTGGAAAAGGACGACACGGCAAGGGATCGTCGCCAGCATTCTGGTCGGAATGTTCAGCTCGTTGGCGTGGGTGTTGTTGTCGGCCGATACGTTTGAATCGGTTTACGGTATCGATCCGGCTGGTGCGCCGACGCCGTTTGGCCAACCCGGGATCGTGACGATCCCCTTGGCGTTTCTGACTTTGATCGTGGTCTCGCTGATGACCGGAAATCGGTCTGGTGACGAAGCACCGGTTGCGGGATGA